A single Deltaproteobacteria bacterium DNA region contains:
- a CDS encoding GHKL domain-containing protein: LRTLPEDDPRREKLKIIADEANRLEHLLTEVRDFTRPPRPQPRETDLNGLVGEVLRMFEAQAAEQGIVCRMDSAEDIPVCRIDSNQIKQVLINLVKNAVEAMPDGGSLKVTTARDGQHLKVTVENSGEGIPPEVMKRIFHPFFSTKAKGTGLGLAVSYKLVQDHGGEIVVQNYEGQGARFTVSLPLEAKTD, encoded by the coding sequence TTTGCGGACGCTGCCCGAGGACGACCCCCGGCGGGAAAAGTTGAAGATCATCGCCGACGAAGCCAACCGACTGGAGCATCTGCTGACCGAGGTCCGGGACTTCACCCGGCCGCCTCGACCACAGCCGAGGGAAACGGATCTGAACGGACTGGTCGGGGAGGTGCTCAGGATGTTCGAGGCTCAAGCCGCCGAACAGGGCATTGTCTGCCGGATGGATTCGGCCGAAGACATCCCAGTCTGCCGGATCGATTCCAACCAGATCAAGCAGGTTCTGATCAATCTGGTCAAGAACGCGGTGGAGGCCATGCCCGACGGAGGATCATTGAAGGTGACCACCGCAAGGGACGGTCAGCATCTCAAGGTCACGGTGGAAAATTCGGGCGAGGGGATACCCCCCGAGGTCATGAAGAGAATCTTCCATCCCTTTTTCAGCACCAAGGCCAAGGGCACGGGCTTGGGTCTGGCCGTCAGCTACAAGCTCGTCCAGGATCACGGCGGGGAAATCGTGGTCCAGAACTATGAGGGCCAGGGGGCCCGGTTCACCGTGTCCCTGCCTTTGGAAGCCAAGACAGACTGA